GAGGCGCCGGAGACGCTGATCCTGCCGCATCCGCGCCTGCAGGAACGCGCCTTCGTGCTGGTGCCGCTGGCCGACATCGCGCCGGACTGGCGCCACCCGCTTGCCGGAACGACGGTTCGTGATATGCTGACGGCCATCCCCGGTTCCGACCGGGCGTCGATCACGGCCCTTTGAGGGCAATCGCGCCTTGTGCTTTGCGGCAAGGCGCGATACATCGTGACTTTCCGATGCCCGGCACCGGCCGCAGGATGCCGTTGCCGACCCCGACACTGACTGGAAGTGGAGCGCCCGATGGCCCGCGTGACCGTAGAAGACTGCGTTGACAAGGTTCCGAACCGGTTCGAGCTGGTGATGCTCGCCGCGCACCGGGCCCGCGAGATTTCGGCCGGGGCCGCGATCACCGTGGATCGCGACAACGACAAGAACCCGGTCGTCGCCCTGCGCGAGATCGCCGACGAAACGCAGTCGGCCGACGAACTGCGCGAGCGCCTGATCGAATCGAACCAGACCCAGATCGAGGTCGACGAACCCGAAGAGGACGCCATGGCCCTGCTGATGGGCGCCGAGGCGGACAAGCCGGTCGAAGACGATATGTCCGAAGAGAAACTCCTGCGTGCGCTGATGGAGGCGCAGGGACAGGGCTGAGGCCCGGTCGCGGACCGGGCGGGGATGGGCGCAATTGATCGCGGCAGAAGACCTTGTTGCACTGGTCCGCAACTACAACCCCAAGACCAATGCACGTCTGATCGAGGAGGCCTATGATTACGGCCGCCGGATGCATGACGGCCAGGTGCGCAAATCGGGCGAGCCGTATTTCAGCCATCCCGTCGCCGTCGCGGCGATTCTGACCGAGCAGCAGCTGGACGATGCCACCATCGTCACCGCCCTGCTGCACGACACGATCGAAGACACCCGGTCGACCTTTTCCGAGATCGAAGGCCATTTCGGCCGCGAGATCGCGGAACTGGTCGACGGCGTCACCAAGCTGACCAATCTGCAACTGTCCAGCTCGGAGACCCAGCAGGCCGAGAATTTCCGCAAGCTGTTCATGGCGATGTCCAAGGACCTGCGGGTGATCCTGGTCAAGCTGGCGGACCGGCTGCACAACATGCGCACGATCCGCGCCATGTCGACGGACAAGCAGGTGCAGAAGGCGCGCGAGACGATGGACATCTATGCGCCGCTGGCCGGCCGCATGGGCATGCAATGGATGCGCGAAGAGCTGGAGGACCTGGCCTTTCGCGTGCTGAACCCCGAGGGGCGCAGTTCGATCATCCGGCGGTTCATCACGCTGCAGAAGGAAACCGGCAACGTGATCCACCGGATCACCGCCGACATGCGCCACGAGCTGGAAAAGGCCGGGATCGAGGCCGAGGTGTTCGGCCGCGCCAAGAAGCCCTATTCGATCTGGCGCAAGATGCAGGAAAAGAAGGTCGGGTTCTCGCGGCTGTCCGACATCTATGGATTCCGCGTCATCACCGATACCGAGATGGATTGCTACGCCGCGCTTGGCGCGATCCACCAGCGCTGGCGCGCGGTGCCGGGGCGGTTCAAGGATTACGTCAGCCAGCCCAAGTCGAACGGCTATCGCAGCATCCACACCACCGTGTCCGGGCGCGACGGCAAGCGGGTCGAGGTGCAGATCCGCACCCGGCAGATGCATGACGTCGCCGAAACCGGCGTCGCCGCGCATTGGGCCTATCGCGACGGCCAGCGCGCCAAGAACCCCTTTGCCGTCGATCCGGCGAAATGGATCGCCTCGCTGACCGAACAGTTCGACGCCGAGGACGATCACGACGCGTTTCTCGAAGCTGTCAAACTCGAGATGTATTCCGACCAGGTGTTCTGCTTTACACCCAAGGGGGACGTCGTGAAGCTGCCCAAGGGCGCGACGCCGCTGGATTACGCCTATCAGATCCACACGCGGATCGGGTCGGCCTGCGTCGGCGCCAAGGTGGACGGCATCCGCGTGCCGCTGTGGACGCGGCTGAAGAACGGCCAGTCGGTCGAGATCATCACCGCCGAGGGCCAGACCCCGCAGGCGACCTGGCTGGACATCGCCACCACCGGCAAGGCGAAATCGGCGATCCGCCGCGCGCTGCGCGATGCCGGGCGCGAACGCTTTGCCCGGCTGGGCCGTGAACTGGCCCGCGCGGCGTTCGAGAATGTCGGCAAGAAGGCCACCGACAAGGTGCTGGAGAAAGCCGCCAAGACCTTGCGGCTGGAAGACGCCGAGACGCTGCTGGCGCGCATGGGCAGCGCCGAGCTGACGGCGCGCGAAGTGGTGCAGGCGGTCTATCCCGACCTGGCGCAGGTCGACGAGGCCGAGGTCGAGGTGCGCCGCGCCGTCGTCGGCCTGGAGCACGACCAGGGGTTCGAACGCGCGCCCTGCTGCCAGCCGCTGCCGGGCGAACGCATCGTCGGGCTGGCGCGCCGGGGGCATGGTGTGATGGTCCATGCCATCGACTGCGCGGCGCTGGCCGATTTCGAGGACCAGCCGCAGCGCTGGATGGACCTGCACTGGGCCGAGGGCAAGCATCCGTCGGTCTATGTCGTCACGCTGGAGCTGACGATCGGCAACGATGCCGGGGTCCTGGGACGAATCTGCACATTGATCGGCGAGCGGAAGGCCAATATCAGCGACTTGCATTTCGTCGACAGGAAACCAGATTTCTACCGATTGCTGGTTGATATCGAACTGAGCGACGCCGAGCATTTGCATTCGGTGGTCTCGACCCTTGAGGCGGAAAGCAATGTCGCCTCGGTGGAGCGCCGCCGCGATCCGGGGCTTGCCGCACCCACGGCGGCGGATCAGGCGGCGGAGTGACGGAAGGGCCGGGCTTTGGTTTTCAAGCGACGCGACAGGCGCCCGATCTGGAAGGCCGTGCTGGAAGCGTTCTGGCCGAAGGGCGGCTGGGGGCGCGCCGCGCTTTATGTCCGCCACCGCCTGCACCGCCTGCCCGACCCGCCGCACACCATCGCCCGCGGCATCTTTGCCGGGGTCTTCACCACCTTCACGCCGTTCTACGGGCTGCATTTCATCATCGCCGGTCTGCTGGCGCTGGTGATGCGCGGCAACGTGCTGGCGGCGATGCTGGCGACGTTCTTCGGCAACCCGCTGACCTATGTGCCGATCGGCGTGATCGCGATGCAGAGCGGCTACTGGCTTCTGGGGCTGGATGGCGGCGACAATCCGCGCTTTCATCACGGGCTGGGCGAAAAGTTCGTCAAGGCCGGGCAGGACCTGTGGCACAACGTGCGCGCCCTGTTCACCGACGATGTTGCGCATTGGTCCGAGTTGCGGGTGTTCTACGACGAGGTGTTCTTTCCCTACCTGATCGGTGGAATCATCCCCGGCCTGATCGCGGGAATCGCCTGCTATTACATCTCGCTGCCGCTGATTTCGGCCTATCAGAACCGCCGCAAGGGCCTGCTGAAACAGAAGCTGGCGGCGCTGAAGAAGAAAAAGGCCGACACCCGGAGCGGCGCCGAATAGGCGCGGCATTTGCGGTTTTCCCGGCGCGCGCGGCGGACTAGGTTGAGCGCGACGAGGGAAGGAAAGACCCGATGACAAGCTATGCCGGACGCCTGCGCCTGGGCGTCAACATCGACCACGTGGCGACCGTCCGCAACGCCCGCGGCAGCGCCTATCCCGATCCGCTGCGCGCCGCCAAGATCGCCGAAGAGGCCGGCGCCGACGGCATCACCGCGCATCTGCGCGAAGACCGCCGACATATCTCGGACGCCGATATCGAGGCGCTGATGGCGGGGCTGAACCTGCCGCTGAATTTCGAGATGGCCGCCACCGACGAGATGCAGAAGATCGCCCTGCGCCACAAGCCGCACGCGGTCTGCATCGTGCCGGAAAAGCGCGAGGAACGCACCACCGAGGGCGGGCTGGAAGTGGCGCGCGAGGAAAACCGCCTGGCGCATTTCATCGCGCCGCTGCGCGAGGCGGGCTGCCGGGTGTCGATCTTCATCGCCGCCGACCGCCGCCAGATCGAGGCCGCGCACCGGATCGGCGCCGAGGTGATCGAACTGCATACCGGGGCCTATTGCGATTTCCATGCCGAGGGCCGGCTGGAGGAGCGCGACGCCGAATTCGCCCGCCTGCGCGACATGGCGGCCTTTGGTCATGCGCTGGGGCTGGAAGTGCATGCCGGCCACGGGCTGACCTATGACACGGTGCAGCCGGTGGCGGGTCTGCCGCAGGTGATGGAGCTGAATATCGGTCATTTCCTGATCGGCGAAGCGATCTTTCGCGGGCTCGACCCGGCGATCCGCGAGATGCGCCGCCTGATGGACGAGGCCCGCGCGGAGCCTGCGGCGTGATCCGCCATGTCGTGATGCTTCGGCTGCGTGCCGACGCCGATGTCGACGAATTGCACGCCGTCATGGCCGGCCTGGACGCGCTGCGGGCGCAGATCGACGGGTTCACCGGGTTCAGCCACGGCCCCAACCGCGACATGGAGCTGAAATCTTCGGCCTGGCCGCATGGCTTCATCGCCGATTTCGCCGATGCCGCGGCGCTGGCGCGCTATGCCGCCGATCCCGGACACCGCGCGCTTGGGGCGCGGCTGGTGGCGCTTTGCGAAGGCGGCGGCGACGGGATCATGGTCTACGATCTGGAGACGTCCGCGTGATCCTGGGCATCGGCACCGACCTGTGCAACATCGAGCGCATCCAGGGCACGCTGGACCGCTTTGGCGACCGGTTCCGCAACCGGGTGTTCACGGATGTCGAGCAGCGCAAGGCCGAGCGGCGGCGCGATATCGCGGGCACCTATGCCAAACGCTGGGCCGCGAAAGAGGCGTGTTCCAAGGCGCTTGGCACCGGGTTGCGGATGGGCATCGCCTGGAAGGACATGGCGGTTTCGAACCTGCGCACCGGCCAGCCCGTGATGCATGTCACCGGCTGGGCGGCGGACCGGCTGGCCGAGATGACGCCGCCGGGGCACGAGGCGATCATCCACGTGACGCTGACCGACGATTTCCCCTGGGCCCAGGCCTTTGTGGTGATCGAGGCGCGGCCGAAACCCTAGACGTCGAACCGGCCCTGTTCGGTGTTCTTGTTCAGCCGTTCGGCCGGGAATACCCGCCCGTTCATCACCCCCCAGACCCCCGGTGCCAGCAGTTGCGCCGCCACGACCGCGCCGCCCAGGTTGAACTCGCCATCCGAGGCATAGAGCGAGAACGGCCGCATCGCGCCGGTCAGCACCACGCATTTGTCCGGCGCGACGCCCTGCAGGAACCGTGCGGTGCGCCCCATCGTGCCGGTGCCGTGGGTGACGACCAGCGCGGGTTCCGGCGCCGCGGCCACGGCGCGGGCGATGGCGTCGCGATCGGCATCGTCGAAATACAGACTGTCCTTGAGCATCAACAGCGACACGGTCGGGAAATCGCAGCGCCCGATGCGCAGCATCTCGGGGATGTGGGTGGCGCCGTCGGGCGAAAAGGCCAGACCTTCGCTGGCCATGTCGTGGACCTTGTCGATGGTCCCGCCCGTGACGATGATCCTGACGTCCTTCATGGCCCTCTCCCCGGCAAATGCGCGCCCCGACCGATAGCCGCCGGAGCCGGTCGCGGCAAGCCGCGCCGCCTATGGCTTGACACCCCGCGCGCGGCTCCGCATGTAGCCCGGGCACAGCCGAAAAGGGGCATCGGGCATGGCCAAAGAGGCAAAGTCGGGCGGCGGGTTCCTGGAAACCGTCAAGACCATCGTCTACGCGCTGCTGATCGCGGGCGTGTTCCGGACCCTGTTCTATCAACCCTTCTGGATTCCGTCGGGATCGATGAAGGACACGCTGCTGATCGGCGATTTCCTGTTCGTCAACAAGATGGCCTATGGGTATTCCTATGCGTCCTGCCCGTCGGTCAAGATTCCGTCGATCGGGATCAACATCGACGCCACGCATCTGTGCGGCTGGCTGGATGGCGACAACACCCGCATCCTGGGCGGCGAGCCCGAGCGCGGCGACATCGCCGTCTTTCGCCACCCGGTGACCGGCGGCGACTTCATCAAGCGCATCGTCGGCCTGCCGGGCGAGACGATCCAGATGAAGGGCGGCGTGCTGCACATCAACGGCGAACCGGTGCAACTGCAACTCGACGGCACGTTCGAGGAAACCGCCGGACCGCAAGGCCCGCAGCGCCTGCGCCCGCGCTGCGCCAACGGCCCGGTCGGCACCGGCGCACTGTGCATCAAGGAAAAGTTCGTCGAAACCCTGCCCGGCGGTCACGCGCATTCGATCCTGAACATCACCATGCAGGGCAGCGACAACACGCCGGTCTATACCGTGCCCGAGGGGCATTATTTCATGATGGGCGACAACCGCGACAATTCCTCGGACAGCCGCGTGCCCAACATCGCCGGCGGGGTGGGTTTCGTGCCCTATGAAAACCTGCTGGGCCGCGCCAGCCGGGTGATGTTCTCGTCCGCGGGCCGGTCGATGCTGTTCTTCTGGACCTGGCGCGGCGACCGGTTCTTCGAGAAGATCGAGTGAAGCTGTCGGCCGATCTGGCCGCCTTCGAGGCGCGTCTGGGCCACCATTTCGCCCAGCCCGACCTTCTGCGCCGCGCGCTGACCCACGGGTCGATGTCCGGACCGGGCCGCGAGGACAACCAGCGGCTGGAATTCCTGGGCGACCGGGTGCTGGGCCTGGTCATGGCGCAGGCCCTGCTGGAGGCCGACCCGGACGCCGCCGAAGGCCTGCTGGCGCCGCGCTTCAACGCGCTGGTGCGCAAGGAAACCTGCGCCGAGATCGCCCAGCAGATCGACCTGGGCAGCGTGCTCAAGCTGGGGCGGTCGGAACAGCGCAGCGGCGGGCGGCGCAAGCTGGCCCTGCTGGGTGACGCGATGGAGGCGGTGATCGCGGCGGTCTATGTGGACGCCGGGTTCGCCGTCGCGCAGGCGCTGGTCCTGCGGCTGTGGGGTGACCGGGTGCACCGGGTCGAGGCCGACGCCCGCGACGCCAAGACCACCTTGCAGGAATGGGCGCAGGCGCGCGGCCTGCCGCCACCCAGCTACGTGGAAAAGGCCCGGTCGGGGCCCGACCACGCGCCGGTCTTCACCATCGAAGCGCGGCTGCAGACCGGCGAGACCGCGCAAGCGCAGGCCGGGTCGAAACGCCAGGCGGAACAGGATGCCGCCAAGGCACTGCTGGACAGGCTGGGCTGACACCGTGCGGGTGTCAGGCAAAGGCCTGAACGCGGGCGGTGGGCGGGGCCGAGAACATGCCGCGGGCAATGGCAAAGTGATCCTGGGCCGGGTGTCGGGGAACCCGGCGCGGGGGGTGCGGTTGCGGCCGGGCATCGGCGGTTTGCCGAGGCCCGGAACCGGGGGCCGTCGCGGTTCGGGGGGGCGCGGTGCGGGCGGGCGCGGGCTGCGGGTCGGGCCGGGGCTGGCGCATACCGGGCGCGGCTTCGCGCCGTGACGCGGATTGGTCCCGCGCGGCGCAGTCCGGCCTTTCGCCGGCCGGTTGCCGCCGCTTGTGGATCACCGACAGCGAATCAAAGGCGTCATTCACCGCAGTCAGCCGGCGCACGGCCTCGTCCGGCGCGGCCTTGCAGACATCCGGGTGCCAGCGCTTGACCAGCCTTCGCCAGGCGGCGCGGATGGTGGCGAAATCGTCGGCAGGCGTGACGCCGAGCACGGCGTAGGGCGACGGGGATCGAAGGGTCTGGCTGCGGGGCATGGCGCGGTCCTTTTCGCTTGCCCGGTGCGATCCGGGCCGGTCGTGACGGCCCGCCCCTGCCCCCGCCGGGCCAGTCCGACAAAATAAGGCATAACTTTGTCCCAAACTTGCGAGAA
This sequence is a window from Thalassococcus arenae. Protein-coding genes within it:
- the lepB gene encoding signal peptidase I, giving the protein MAKEAKSGGGFLETVKTIVYALLIAGVFRTLFYQPFWIPSGSMKDTLLIGDFLFVNKMAYGYSYASCPSVKIPSIGINIDATHLCGWLDGDNTRILGGEPERGDIAVFRHPVTGGDFIKRIVGLPGETIQMKGGVLHINGEPVQLQLDGTFEETAGPQGPQRLRPRCANGPVGTGALCIKEKFVETLPGGHAHSILNITMQGSDNTPVYTVPEGHYFMMGDNRDNSSDSRVPNIAGGVGFVPYENLLGRASRVMFSSAGRSMLFFWTWRGDRFFEKIE
- the acpS gene encoding holo-ACP synthase translates to MILGIGTDLCNIERIQGTLDRFGDRFRNRVFTDVEQRKAERRRDIAGTYAKRWAAKEACSKALGTGLRMGIAWKDMAVSNLRTGQPVMHVTGWAADRLAEMTPPGHEAIIHVTLTDDFPWAQAFVVIEARPKP
- a CDS encoding RelA/SpoT family protein, which produces MIAAEDLVALVRNYNPKTNARLIEEAYDYGRRMHDGQVRKSGEPYFSHPVAVAAILTEQQLDDATIVTALLHDTIEDTRSTFSEIEGHFGREIAELVDGVTKLTNLQLSSSETQQAENFRKLFMAMSKDLRVILVKLADRLHNMRTIRAMSTDKQVQKARETMDIYAPLAGRMGMQWMREELEDLAFRVLNPEGRSSIIRRFITLQKETGNVIHRITADMRHELEKAGIEAEVFGRAKKPYSIWRKMQEKKVGFSRLSDIYGFRVITDTEMDCYAALGAIHQRWRAVPGRFKDYVSQPKSNGYRSIHTTVSGRDGKRVEVQIRTRQMHDVAETGVAAHWAYRDGQRAKNPFAVDPAKWIASLTEQFDAEDDHDAFLEAVKLEMYSDQVFCFTPKGDVVKLPKGATPLDYAYQIHTRIGSACVGAKVDGIRVPLWTRLKNGQSVEIITAEGQTPQATWLDIATTGKAKSAIRRALRDAGRERFARLGRELARAAFENVGKKATDKVLEKAAKTLRLEDAETLLARMGSAELTAREVVQAVYPDLAQVDEAEVEVRRAVVGLEHDQGFERAPCCQPLPGERIVGLARRGHGVMVHAIDCAALADFEDQPQRWMDLHWAEGKHPSVYVVTLELTIGNDAGVLGRICTLIGERKANISDLHFVDRKPDFYRLLVDIELSDAEHLHSVVSTLEAESNVASVERRRDPGLAAPTAADQAAE
- a CDS encoding pyridoxine 5'-phosphate synthase, producing the protein MTSYAGRLRLGVNIDHVATVRNARGSAYPDPLRAAKIAEEAGADGITAHLREDRRHISDADIEALMAGLNLPLNFEMAATDEMQKIALRHKPHAVCIVPEKREERTTEGGLEVAREENRLAHFIAPLREAGCRVSIFIAADRRQIEAAHRIGAEVIELHTGAYCDFHAEGRLEERDAEFARLRDMAAFGHALGLEVHAGHGLTYDTVQPVAGLPQVMELNIGHFLIGEAIFRGLDPAIREMRRLMDEARAEPAA
- a CDS encoding asparaginase domain-containing protein — translated: MKDVRIIVTGGTIDKVHDMASEGLAFSPDGATHIPEMLRIGRCDFPTVSLLMLKDSLYFDDADRDAIARAVAAAPEPALVVTHGTGTMGRTARFLQGVAPDKCVVLTGAMRPFSLYASDGEFNLGGAVVAAQLLAPGVWGVMNGRVFPAERLNKNTEQGRFDV
- a CDS encoding DUF2062 domain-containing protein, with translation MVFKRRDRRPIWKAVLEAFWPKGGWGRAALYVRHRLHRLPDPPHTIARGIFAGVFTTFTPFYGLHFIIAGLLALVMRGNVLAAMLATFFGNPLTYVPIGVIAMQSGYWLLGLDGGDNPRFHHGLGEKFVKAGQDLWHNVRALFTDDVAHWSELRVFYDEVFFPYLIGGIIPGLIAGIACYYISLPLISAYQNRRKGLLKQKLAALKKKKADTRSGAE
- a CDS encoding J domain-containing protein, which codes for MPRSQTLRSPSPYAVLGVTPADDFATIRAAWRRLVKRWHPDVCKAAPDEAVRRLTAVNDAFDSLSVIHKRRQPAGERPDCAARDQSASRREAAPGMRQPRPDPQPAPARTAPPRTATAPGSGPRQTADARPQPHPPRRVPRHPAQDHFAIARGMFSAPPTARVQAFA
- the rnc gene encoding ribonuclease III — translated: MKLSADLAAFEARLGHHFAQPDLLRRALTHGSMSGPGREDNQRLEFLGDRVLGLVMAQALLEADPDAAEGLLAPRFNALVRKETCAEIAQQIDLGSVLKLGRSEQRSGGRRKLALLGDAMEAVIAAVYVDAGFAVAQALVLRLWGDRVHRVEADARDAKTTLQEWAQARGLPPPSYVEKARSGPDHAPVFTIEARLQTGETAQAQAGSKRQAEQDAAKALLDRLG
- a CDS encoding Dabb family protein encodes the protein MIRHVVMLRLRADADVDELHAVMAGLDALRAQIDGFTGFSHGPNRDMELKSSAWPHGFIADFADAAALARYAADPGHRALGARLVALCEGGGDGIMVYDLETSA
- the rpoZ gene encoding DNA-directed RNA polymerase subunit omega — encoded protein: MARVTVEDCVDKVPNRFELVMLAAHRAREISAGAAITVDRDNDKNPVVALREIADETQSADELRERLIESNQTQIEVDEPEEDAMALLMGAEADKPVEDDMSEEKLLRALMEAQGQG